From a single Methylosinus sp. H3A genomic region:
- a CDS encoding electron transfer flavoprotein-ubiquinone oxidoreductase, whose amino-acid sequence MAETEELPPREAMDYDVVIVGAGPAGLSAAIRLKQISPDLSVVVIEKGSEPGAHILSGAVIDPIGLDRLLPDWRSRDDAPLKTKVTSDDMLWLTSTSAVTIPHVINPKLMSNEGTFIGSLASVVRFLAQEAEGLGVEIYPGFAGAELLYGEKGEVLGVATGDMGVGRDGAPKDSFTRGMELRGKYTLIAEGARGSLAKELLKKYALDADSEPQKFSIGLKELWRIPKEKHRPGHMQHSVGWPLADDTGGGSFLYHFDEDLVSVGFVVYLNYSNPTLSPFDEFQRFKAHPSIAPVLEGGQRLAYGARALTSGGWQSVPKLTFPGGALIGCSAGFMNVPRIKGSHNAVLSGILAADHVAAALAEGRAHDEVSAYDAAWRTSDIGKDLKPVRNVKPLLSKFGTKLGIALGGFDMWTNELFGFSIFGTLKHGKPDHACLKPLSQVTPIVYPKLTSKVVFDKLSSVFVSNTNHEEDQPCHLTLRDPSVPIEKNLPIYGEPARLYCPAGVYEVVYAEEATKSDPRFVINAQNCVHCKTCDIKDPAQNINWVPPEGGGGPNYPNM is encoded by the coding sequence ATGGCTGAGACAGAAGAATTGCCCCCGCGCGAAGCTATGGATTACGACGTCGTGATCGTCGGAGCCGGCCCGGCCGGCCTCTCCGCCGCGATCCGCCTCAAGCAGATTTCGCCCGATCTCTCGGTCGTCGTCATCGAGAAGGGCTCGGAGCCCGGCGCGCATATTCTCTCCGGCGCGGTCATCGATCCGATCGGCCTCGACCGCCTGCTGCCGGACTGGCGCAGCCGCGACGACGCGCCGCTGAAGACGAAAGTGACCAGCGACGACATGCTCTGGCTGACCTCGACCAGCGCCGTCACCATCCCGCATGTGATCAATCCCAAGCTGATGAGCAATGAGGGCACGTTCATCGGCTCGCTCGCCAGCGTCGTGCGCTTTCTGGCGCAGGAGGCGGAGGGGCTCGGCGTCGAGATTTATCCGGGCTTCGCCGGCGCCGAGCTGCTCTATGGCGAAAAGGGCGAAGTGCTCGGCGTCGCCACGGGCGATATGGGCGTCGGCCGCGACGGCGCGCCCAAGGACAGCTTTACCCGCGGCATGGAGCTGCGCGGCAAATATACGCTGATCGCGGAAGGCGCGCGCGGCTCGCTGGCCAAGGAGCTGCTGAAGAAATACGCGCTCGACGCTGATAGCGAGCCGCAGAAATTCAGCATCGGCCTCAAGGAGCTGTGGCGCATCCCCAAGGAGAAGCACCGCCCCGGCCATATGCAGCATTCGGTCGGCTGGCCGCTCGCCGACGACACAGGCGGCGGCTCCTTCCTCTATCATTTCGACGAGGACCTCGTTTCGGTCGGCTTCGTCGTCTATCTCAACTATTCCAATCCGACGCTCTCGCCCTTCGATGAGTTCCAGCGCTTCAAGGCGCATCCGTCCATCGCGCCGGTGCTGGAAGGCGGGCAGCGTCTCGCCTATGGCGCGCGCGCGCTGACCTCGGGCGGCTGGCAGAGCGTGCCCAAGCTGACCTTCCCCGGCGGCGCGCTGATCGGCTGCTCGGCCGGCTTCATGAATGTCCCGCGCATAAAGGGTTCGCACAACGCCGTGCTGTCCGGCATTCTCGCCGCCGATCATGTGGCGGCGGCGCTGGCGGAAGGCCGCGCGCATGACGAGGTTTCGGCCTATGACGCCGCCTGGCGCACCAGCGACATCGGCAAGGATTTGAAGCCGGTCCGCAATGTGAAGCCGCTGCTGTCGAAATTCGGCACCAAGCTCGGCATTGCGCTCGGCGGCTTCGACATGTGGACGAATGAGCTGTTCGGCTTCTCGATCTTCGGCACGCTGAAGCATGGCAAGCCGGATCACGCCTGCCTGAAGCCGCTCTCGCAGGTGACGCCGATCGTCTATCCGAAGCTCACCAGCAAAGTGGTCTTCGACAAGCTCTCCTCCGTGTTCGTCTCCAACACGAACCATGAGGAGGATCAGCCGTGCCATCTGACGCTTCGCGATCCGTCGGTCCCGATCGAGAAGAATCTGCCGATTTATGGCGAGCCGGCGCGGCTCTACTGCCCGGCGGGGGTCTATGAGGTGGTCTATGCGGAGGAGGCGACGAAGAGCGATCCGCGCTTCGTCATCAACGCGCAGAATTGCGTGCATTGCAAGACTTGCGACATCAAGGATCCGGCGCAGAACATAAATTGGGTTCCCCCGGAGGGCGGCGGCGGCCCGAATTATCCGAATATGTGA
- a CDS encoding cobaltochelatase CobT-related protein → MQNRDPLAFLSYVRDDDAHDLGRISDLRMRLAGEVRMQTGRPFPIFQDRNDINWGEQWRERIKGAIDSITFLIPIMTPSYFRSHMCREEFEAFLLRERALGLPRLILPIYYVSADEMDEAAKHPDDMATVLRERNWSDWRELRFPPLDHPIIREQIATLAKTIKQTMVELRAEIDAATQSKLQPVQAVPSPPPPPPPPPPPPPPPAEVAAPQSAIVENPLAIPVVRVEKASASALKRAQKQPYYVYTTKFDEVISPRQLMSSDESLRLHQTLLQTIRAKSQEFDDAIQSGTAEIADVANKQDVSMSILIDNSGSLRGKKIEDVAAWTSIASSIMSSAGVSNEILGFTTKAWKGGQSREMWISDGRPALPGRLNDLRHIVYKSFDETFQEADINFSAMIREGLIKENIDGEALLWAYSRLQRRHAERKILVALSDGAPVDDSTMSVNPPAFLSGHLQSSAVWIRSLGEVELYGVGIGHSVDAYYGESSPTLDDRQIGPDLLNLLSLILRHDIPAVRAFQRVVVRPIELPALQLSRPAKRRRRRKASPEDTIPV, encoded by the coding sequence ATGCAGAACAGAGATCCACTCGCCTTCTTGAGTTATGTCCGAGATGATGACGCGCATGACCTTGGCCGCATATCAGATCTGAGAATGCGCCTCGCAGGCGAAGTCCGCATGCAGACCGGCCGTCCCTTTCCGATCTTTCAGGACCGCAATGACATAAATTGGGGTGAGCAGTGGAGGGAACGAATCAAGGGGGCTATCGACAGCATCACCTTCCTGATCCCGATCATGACGCCGAGCTATTTTCGTAGCCATATGTGCCGTGAAGAGTTCGAGGCGTTTCTACTTCGCGAGCGCGCGCTTGGCCTTCCTCGCCTGATTTTGCCGATCTACTACGTCTCAGCCGACGAAATGGACGAGGCGGCCAAGCATCCAGACGACATGGCAACGGTTCTACGGGAGCGAAACTGGTCGGACTGGCGTGAACTGAGATTTCCTCCGCTCGACCATCCGATCATACGCGAACAGATCGCGACACTCGCAAAAACCATCAAGCAGACGATGGTCGAGTTGCGCGCCGAGATTGACGCTGCAACTCAAAGCAAGCTCCAACCGGTCCAAGCCGTGCCGTCACCACCACCACCACCACCACCACCTCCTCCTCCTCCTCCTCCTCCGGCTGAGGTCGCAGCTCCGCAGTCCGCCATTGTCGAGAATCCGCTTGCGATCCCCGTGGTGCGGGTCGAAAAAGCCTCAGCAAGCGCCCTCAAGCGTGCGCAGAAACAGCCGTACTACGTGTACACAACGAAATTTGACGAGGTGATCAGCCCCCGCCAGCTGATGTCATCTGACGAAAGTCTTCGTCTGCACCAAACTCTCCTTCAAACCATTCGTGCAAAGTCCCAGGAATTTGACGACGCGATTCAGAGCGGAACCGCCGAGATAGCTGACGTCGCAAACAAGCAGGACGTTTCGATGTCTATCCTGATTGACAATTCAGGAAGCTTGCGCGGAAAAAAGATTGAAGACGTTGCCGCATGGACGTCGATCGCATCCTCGATCATGTCGAGTGCTGGCGTCAGCAACGAGATCTTGGGATTCACCACTAAGGCTTGGAAGGGCGGTCAGTCGAGGGAAATGTGGATCTCTGACGGCAGGCCCGCCCTTCCTGGCCGCCTGAATGATCTCCGCCATATTGTATACAAGAGCTTCGACGAGACGTTTCAGGAAGCAGACATCAACTTCTCGGCCATGATTAGGGAGGGCCTTATAAAAGAAAACATCGATGGCGAAGCCCTCTTATGGGCCTATTCCCGTTTGCAGCGCCGTCATGCCGAACGTAAAATTCTCGTTGCTTTGAGCGATGGCGCTCCCGTCGACGATTCAACTATGTCGGTGAACCCCCCGGCCTTCCTGTCCGGCCACCTCCAATCAAGCGCTGTTTGGATAAGGTCGCTGGGCGAAGTTGAGCTTTATGGTGTGGGTATCGGACACAGCGTCGACGCCTATTACGGGGAAAGCAGCCCTACACTCGATGACAGACAGATAGGCCCAGACCTCCTGAACCTCCTGTCTCTTATTCTGCGCCATGATATTCCGGCAGTCCGGGCGTTCCAGAGAGTCGTTGTACGCCCCATCGAGCTACCAGCATTACAGCTATCTCGTCCTGCGAAACGTCGTCGCCGAAGGAAGGCGTCACCCGAGGATACCATTCCTGTATAG
- the ffh gene encoding signal recognition particle protein, protein MFEGLSDKLSGIFDKLTRRGALSEADVAEALREVRRALLEADVALDVVRTFTDSVQAKAVGANVVKSVSPGQMVVKIVNDVMVETLGSTAQPIDLEAAPPVAIMLVGLQGAGKTTTAAKIAKRLKERHGKRVLMASLDVKRPAAQEQLAILGRQVEVDTLSIVPGQDPVKIAKRAEETARREGYDVVMLDTAGRTHIDEPLMEEMAQIKAVSKPHEILLVVDALTGQDAVNLAKNFDDRVGLTGIVLTRVDGDGRGGAALSMRAVTGKPIKLIATGEKMDALDEFSPQRIANRILGMGDIVALVEKAAAAVDQEQAARAAERMAKGKFDLQDLADQLAMMEKVGGFGGIMGLLPGVAKMKEQIASANIDDKMFKRQRAIILSMTPKERRNPDILKASRKRRISAGSGAKVEDINKLLKQHRQMADMMKAMGGGKGGGMMAKAAQMMGMGGMQAPSPEQLAQLQKKMGGGLPPGAGPSIPAAPPASAFSAKPTLPGLGGGGGFLSGLNPFGKKK, encoded by the coding sequence ATGTTCGAGGGCCTTTCCGACAAGCTCTCCGGCATATTCGACAAGCTCACGCGGCGCGGCGCCCTTTCGGAGGCCGATGTCGCCGAGGCTCTGCGCGAGGTGCGCCGCGCTCTGCTCGAGGCGGATGTCGCGCTCGATGTCGTGCGCACATTCACCGACAGCGTGCAGGCGAAGGCCGTCGGCGCCAATGTGGTGAAGTCGGTCTCGCCCGGCCAGATGGTCGTCAAGATCGTCAATGACGTCATGGTCGAGACGCTCGGCTCCACCGCGCAGCCGATCGATCTCGAGGCCGCTCCGCCCGTCGCCATCATGCTGGTCGGCCTGCAGGGCGCCGGCAAGACGACGACCGCCGCCAAGATCGCCAAGCGCCTGAAAGAGCGCCACGGCAAGCGCGTGCTGATGGCCTCGCTGGACGTCAAGCGCCCGGCCGCGCAGGAGCAGCTCGCCATTCTCGGCCGGCAGGTGGAGGTCGACACTCTGTCGATCGTCCCTGGCCAAGATCCGGTGAAGATCGCCAAGCGCGCCGAGGAGACGGCCCGGCGCGAAGGCTATGATGTGGTGATGCTCGACACGGCGGGCCGCACCCACATAGACGAGCCGCTGATGGAGGAGATGGCGCAGATCAAGGCCGTCTCCAAGCCGCATGAGATATTGCTCGTCGTCGATGCGCTGACCGGTCAGGACGCGGTCAATCTCGCCAAGAATTTCGACGATCGCGTCGGGTTGACCGGCATTGTGCTGACGCGCGTCGACGGCGATGGCCGCGGCGGCGCGGCGCTCTCCATGCGCGCCGTCACCGGCAAGCCGATCAAGCTGATCGCCACCGGCGAGAAGATGGATGCGCTCGACGAATTCTCGCCGCAGCGCATCGCCAATCGCATTCTCGGCATGGGCGACATTGTCGCGCTGGTGGAGAAAGCCGCCGCCGCGGTCGATCAGGAGCAGGCCGCCCGCGCCGCCGAGCGCATGGCGAAAGGCAAGTTCGATCTGCAGGATTTGGCCGATCAGCTCGCCATGATGGAGAAGGTCGGCGGCTTCGGCGGCATAATGGGGCTGCTCCCCGGCGTCGCCAAGATGAAGGAGCAGATCGCCTCCGCCAACATCGACGACAAGATGTTCAAGCGCCAGCGCGCGATCATTCTGTCGATGACGCCCAAGGAGCGGCGCAATCCCGACATTCTCAAAGCCTCGCGCAAGCGCCGCATATCGGCGGGCTCCGGCGCGAAGGTGGAGGACATCAACAAGCTGCTGAAGCAGCACCGCCAGATGGCCGACATGATGAAAGCCATGGGCGGCGGCAAGGGCGGCGGCATGATGGCCAAGGCCGCGCAGATGATGGGCATGGGCGGGATGCAAGCGCCTTCGCCCGAGCAGCTCGCGCAATTGCAGAAGAAAATGGGCGGCGGCCTGCCGCCCGGCGCCGGCCCCAGCATTCCCGCTGCGCCGCCGGCTTCCGCATTCTCCGCCAAGCCGACGCTTCCGGGCCTCGGCGGCGGCGGAGGTTTCCTGAGCGGATTGAATCCGTTCGGGAAGAAGAAATGA
- the rpsP gene encoding 30S ribosomal protein S16, whose translation MSLKIRLSRGGAKKRPFYRVVVADSRSPRDGRFIERLGTFDPLKPKDAADRLVLDAEKAKEWIAKGAQATDRVARLLESVGVGKREAHNNPQKAQPKKKAQERAAAAAAAAEAASA comes from the coding sequence ATGTCCCTGAAGATCAGACTCTCCCGCGGCGGCGCCAAGAAGCGTCCCTTCTATCGCGTCGTCGTCGCCGATTCGCGCTCGCCCCGCGACGGCCGCTTCATCGAGCGTCTCGGCACGTTCGATCCGCTGAAGCCGAAGGACGCCGCCGACCGCCTCGTGCTCGACGCCGAGAAGGCGAAGGAGTGGATCGCCAAGGGCGCGCAGGCGACCGATCGCGTCGCCCGTCTGCTCGAGAGCGTCGGCGTCGGCAAGCGCGAGGCGCATAATAATCCGCAGAAGGCTCAGCCGAAGAAGAAGGCGCAGGAGCGCGCCGCCGCTGCGGCCGCCGCCGCCGAGGCCGCCTCGGCCTGA
- the rimM gene encoding ribosome maturation factor RimM (Essential for efficient processing of 16S rRNA) translates to MKNAVLLGRLGAAHGVRGEIRLQSFTADPSAISTYGPLFDASGARRFVIASLRPLGKDMFVARLEGVRDREAAAALTGVELYLPRAALPQPEEDEFYLADLEGLRAETRAGETLGVVIAVRNFGAGDLLEVRPPAGGETFLLPFTKAVVPIVDVAGGRVVAEPPLEIEGDSPSGEDV, encoded by the coding sequence ATGAAAAACGCCGTTCTCCTCGGCCGGCTCGGCGCCGCACATGGCGTGCGCGGCGAAATCCGCCTGCAGAGCTTCACCGCCGATCCTTCGGCGATCTCCACATACGGTCCCTTGTTCGATGCGAGCGGCGCGCGCCGTTTCGTCATCGCTTCGCTGCGGCCTCTGGGCAAGGACATGTTCGTCGCCAGGCTCGAGGGCGTGCGCGACCGCGAGGCGGCGGCGGCGCTGACGGGCGTCGAGCTCTATCTTCCGCGCGCGGCGCTGCCGCAGCCGGAGGAAGACGAATTCTATCTCGCCGATCTCGAAGGCCTGCGCGCCGAGACGCGCGCCGGCGAGACGCTCGGCGTTGTGATCGCCGTCCGCAATTTCGGCGCGGGCGATTTGTTGGAGGTGCGGCCGCCGGCTGGCGGCGAGACGTTTCTCCTGCCTTTCACCAAGGCGGTGGTTCCCATCGTCGATGTGGCGGGAGGGCGCGTCGTGGCGGAGCCGCCGCTCGAAATCGAGGGAGATTCCCCCTCAGGGGAAGATGTCTAG
- a CDS encoding DUF1905 domain-containing protein: MTCLQIVVRGKLWKYPGKGGWCFVSLNEEDSRALKEEKRIDRTGYGYVPITATLGSSVWATTLFPSKEGPYLLAIKADVRAKERIGVGDDVVVDCRVALSKRELDIFP, from the coding sequence ATGACTTGCTTGCAGATCGTCGTCCGCGGAAAGCTCTGGAAATATCCCGGCAAGGGCGGCTGGTGCTTCGTCTCGCTGAACGAGGAAGATTCGCGCGCGTTGAAAGAGGAGAAGCGGATCGACCGCACCGGCTATGGCTATGTGCCGATCACCGCGACGCTCGGCTCGAGCGTCTGGGCGACGACATTGTTCCCGTCGAAAGAGGGCCCCTATCTCCTGGCGATCAAGGCGGATGTGCGCGCGAAGGAGCGTATCGGCGTCGGCGACGACGTCGTCGTCGATTGTCGCGTCGCGCTTTCGAAACGAGAGCTAGACATCTTCCCCTGA
- the trmD gene encoding tRNA (guanosine(37)-N1)-methyltransferase TrmD yields the protein MWRATILTLFPEMFPGPLGLSLAGDGLARGLWSLEARNIREHGLGRHRAVDDTPAGGGPGMVMRADVLAAAIDAAAPEGDTRPRLLMSPRGAPLTQSRVRALVEGEGAIILCGRFEGVDERIIAARALEEVSIGDYVLSGGEIAAMAFVDACVRLLPGIMGEASSGEEESFESGLLEYPQYTRPRDFEGRAIPDILLCGDHAKIARWRHERALELTRARRPDLLARDGKKR from the coding sequence ATGTGGCGCGCGACGATCCTCACTCTCTTCCCGGAAATGTTCCCCGGCCCGCTGGGCCTGTCGCTCGCTGGCGACGGGCTTGCGCGCGGCCTCTGGTCGCTGGAGGCGCGCAATATTCGCGAGCACGGCCTCGGCCGTCATCGCGCCGTCGACGACACGCCGGCCGGCGGCGGTCCCGGCATGGTGATGCGCGCGGATGTGCTCGCCGCGGCGATCGACGCAGCCGCGCCGGAAGGCGACACGCGACCGCGTCTGTTGATGAGCCCGCGCGGCGCGCCGCTGACGCAGAGCCGCGTGCGCGCGCTGGTCGAAGGCGAGGGCGCGATTATCCTTTGCGGGCGTTTCGAAGGCGTGGACGAGCGCATCATCGCGGCGCGTGCGCTGGAGGAAGTCTCGATCGGCGATTATGTGCTCTCGGGCGGAGAGATCGCTGCGATGGCGTTCGTCGACGCCTGTGTGCGGCTATTGCCGGGCATAATGGGAGAGGCCTCCTCCGGCGAGGAGGAGAGCTTCGAGTCCGGCCTGCTCGAATATCCGCAATATACGCGGCCGCGCGATTTCGAGGGCCGCGCCATTCCCGACATTCTGCTCTGCGGGGATCACGCCAAGATCGCACGCTGGCGCCATGAGCGCGCGCTCGAGCTGACGCGCGCGCGACGGCCGGATTTGCTGGCGCGGGATGGGAAGAAGCGTTGA
- the cobS gene encoding cobaltochelatase subunit CobS produces MLLASDKAAGAAPLPDLKVSVRQLFGIDSDLEVPAYSQPDEHVPDRDPDYLFDRETTLAILAGFARNRRVMVTGYHGTGKSTHIEQVAARLNWPCVRVNLDSHVSRIDLVGKDAIVLKDGKQVTEFRDGILPWALQHNIALCFDEYDAGRPDVMFVIQRVLEVSGRLTLLDQNRVIRPHPAFRLFATANTVGLGDTSGLYHGTQQINQGQMDRWSIVATLNYLPHDAETNIVLAKVKSFNTTKEGRDSINKMVRVADLSRNAFMSGDLSTVMSPRTVITWAENAEIFGDVGFAFRLTFLNKCDELERPLVAEFYQRCFGKELPESAVNVVMS; encoded by the coding sequence ATGTTACTCGCAAGCGACAAAGCCGCGGGGGCCGCGCCTCTGCCGGACCTCAAAGTCTCCGTGCGCCAGCTGTTCGGCATCGATTCCGATCTCGAGGTTCCCGCCTATTCCCAGCCGGACGAGCACGTCCCGGACAGGGATCCCGATTATCTCTTCGATCGCGAGACGACGCTCGCCATTCTCGCCGGCTTCGCCCGCAACCGCCGCGTAATGGTGACGGGCTATCACGGCACCGGCAAATCGACCCATATCGAGCAGGTCGCCGCCCGCCTCAACTGGCCCTGCGTGCGCGTCAATCTCGACAGCCATGTCTCGCGCATCGATCTCGTCGGCAAGGACGCGATCGTGCTGAAGGACGGCAAGCAGGTGACCGAATTCCGCGACGGCATTCTGCCCTGGGCGCTTCAGCACAATATCGCGCTGTGCTTCGACGAATATGACGCCGGCCGCCCGGATGTGATGTTCGTCATTCAGCGCGTGCTGGAGGTCTCCGGCCGGCTGACGCTGCTGGACCAGAATCGCGTCATCCGCCCGCATCCGGCCTTCCGCCTCTTCGCCACCGCCAATACGGTCGGCCTCGGCGACACGTCCGGGCTCTATCACGGCACGCAGCAGATCAATCAGGGCCAGATGGACCGCTGGTCGATCGTCGCGACGCTGAATTATCTGCCGCATGACGCCGAGACCAATATCGTGCTCGCCAAGGTGAAGAGCTTCAATACGACCAAGGAAGGCCGCGACTCCATCAACAAAATGGTGCGCGTCGCCGATCTCTCGCGCAACGCCTTCATGTCCGGCGACCTCTCGACGGTGATGAGCCCGCGCACGGTCATCACCTGGGCCGAGAATGCAGAGATTTTCGGCGATGTCGGCTTCGCCTTCCGGCTCACCTTCCTGAACAAATGCGACGAGCTCGAGCGTCCGCTCGTCGCCGAGTTCTACCAGCGCTGCTTCGGCAAGGAATTGCCCGAGAGCGCGGTGAATGTGGTGATGTCCTGA
- a CDS encoding J domain-containing protein translates to MDLNSPLFDRIRVKPEQRQERRETRFRCDAPGCEAEGAHRAPMGRLREGQYFCFCLEHVREYNNSYNYFNGMSDEDVARYLKDATTGHRPTWSMGVKRGQAAFREDPLRAENLADPLGLYRQKAHRGRPQAEAAPRYSTVTIKALNALGLDESAGAEAIKTRYKELVKRHHPDANGGDRSCEERLREIIHAYKTLRAAKLV, encoded by the coding sequence ATGGATTTGAATTCGCCCCTCTTCGATCGTATCCGCGTGAAGCCCGAACAGAGGCAGGAGCGCCGCGAGACCCGTTTTCGCTGCGACGCCCCCGGCTGCGAGGCGGAGGGGGCCCATCGCGCGCCCATGGGCCGGCTGCGCGAGGGGCAATATTTCTGCTTCTGCCTGGAGCACGTGCGGGAATACAATAATTCTTACAACTACTTCAATGGCATGAGCGACGAAGACGTCGCCCGCTATCTGAAGGACGCCACCACCGGCCATCGCCCCACCTGGTCGATGGGCGTGAAGCGCGGGCAGGCCGCGTTTCGCGAGGATCCGCTGCGGGCCGAGAATTTGGCCGATCCGCTCGGCCTCTACCGCCAGAAGGCGCACCGCGGACGGCCGCAGGCGGAGGCCGCCCCGCGCTATTCGACGGTGACGATCAAGGCGCTGAACGCGCTCGGCCTCGACGAGAGCGCCGGTGCGGAAGCGATCAAGACGCGCTATAAGGAGCTCGTCAAACGTCACCATCCGGACGCCAATGGCGGAGATCGCTCCTGCGAGGAAAGACTGCGGGAGATCATCCACGCGTATAAGACACTGCGGGCGGCCAAGCTCGTTTGA
- a CDS encoding BolA family protein: MAAQGNIGAVQARIRSKLTEGLAPLTLKVIDESDKHAGHGGHHQDGESHFRIEVVSEAFAGKRLVERHRIVNTLLAEELAGRVHALAITARAPQE, from the coding sequence ATGGCCGCACAAGGCAATATCGGCGCCGTCCAGGCCCGCATCCGTTCGAAACTGACCGAGGGGCTCGCTCCGCTCACCTTGAAGGTGATCGACGAGTCGGACAAGCACGCCGGCCATGGCGGCCATCATCAAGATGGCGAAAGCCATTTTCGTATCGAAGTCGTGAGCGAGGCTTTCGCCGGCAAGAGATTGGTGGAGCGGCATAGGATCGTCAATACGCTGCTCGCCGAGGAGCTGGCCGGCCGCGTTCACGCCCTGGCGATCACCGCCCGCGCTCCGCAGGAGTGA
- the thrS gene encoding threonine--tRNA ligase, translating to MIAVTFPDGASRQFEPGVSGLDIAKSISPSLAKRTVAMALDGELRDLVDTIDRDAKIEFVGREDPRALELIRHDCAHLLAEAVQELFPGTQVTIGPVIENGFYYDFYRSEPFTPDDLPAIEKKMREIVARDAAITKEVWSRDQAKTYFTAKGEAFKRELIESIPGGEDLKIYRQGHWLDLCRGPHLPSIGKVGTAFKLMKVAGAYWRGDHNNPMLSRIYGTAFAKQEDLDAYLHRLEEAERRDHRRLGREMDLFHFQEEGPGTIFWHEKGWALFQSLVSYMRRRQKAAGYREVNTPQVLDRALWETSGHWQTYHENMFLTKTEDERVFALKPMNCPGHVQIFKNGLKSYRDLPVKIAEFGIVHRYEPSGALHGMMRVRAFTQDDAHIFCNEDQIMEEALKINDLILTIYRDFGFDDVVVKLSTRPEKRVGSDEAWDKAEAALHKVLEELSARGLKTGVNPGEGAFYGPKLEYTLRDAIGREWQCGTTQVDFNMPGRFGAFYIGADSEKKTPVMIHRAMFGSLERFTGILIEHYAGHLPLWLSPLQITVCTITQDADDYAYEVAAEARKLGLAVDLDLRNEKITYKVREHSLAKVPVLLVVGKKEAAERTVSIRRLGSQAQSSASLADALAALAAEATPPDVKEA from the coding sequence ATGATCGCCGTAACCTTCCCCGACGGGGCGTCCCGTCAATTCGAGCCCGGCGTCTCCGGCCTCGATATCGCCAAGAGCATTTCCCCTTCCCTCGCCAAGCGAACCGTCGCCATGGCTCTCGATGGAGAGCTGCGCGACCTCGTCGACACGATCGACCGCGACGCGAAAATCGAGTTCGTCGGCCGCGAAGACCCGCGCGCGCTGGAGCTGATCCGCCATGATTGCGCGCATCTTCTGGCGGAAGCGGTGCAGGAGCTGTTTCCCGGCACGCAGGTCACCATCGGCCCGGTGATCGAGAACGGCTTCTATTACGATTTCTATCGGTCCGAGCCTTTCACGCCCGACGATCTGCCGGCGATCGAGAAGAAGATGCGCGAGATCGTCGCGCGCGACGCCGCCATCACCAAGGAAGTCTGGAGCCGCGATCAGGCCAAGACCTATTTCACGGCGAAGGGCGAGGCCTTCAAGCGCGAGCTGATCGAGAGCATTCCCGGCGGCGAGGATCTGAAAATCTATCGCCAGGGCCATTGGCTCGACCTGTGCCGTGGCCCGCATTTGCCGTCGATCGGCAAGGTCGGAACCGCCTTCAAGCTGATGAAGGTGGCGGGCGCCTATTGGCGCGGCGATCACAACAACCCGATGCTCTCGCGCATCTACGGCACCGCCTTCGCGAAACAGGAAGACCTCGACGCCTATCTGCATCGGCTCGAGGAGGCCGAGCGGCGCGACCATCGCCGTCTCGGCCGCGAGATGGACCTGTTTCATTTCCAGGAGGAAGGGCCGGGCACGATCTTCTGGCACGAGAAGGGCTGGGCGCTGTTCCAGAGCCTCGTCTCTTATATGCGCCGGCGCCAGAAGGCCGCGGGCTATCGCGAGGTGAACACGCCGCAGGTGCTCGACCGTGCTTTGTGGGAAACGTCGGGCCATTGGCAGACCTATCACGAGAACATGTTCCTCACCAAGACCGAGGACGAGCGCGTTTTCGCGCTGAAGCCGATGAACTGCCCCGGACATGTGCAGATTTTCAAGAACGGGCTGAAGTCCTATCGCGACCTGCCGGTGAAGATCGCCGAATTCGGCATTGTGCATCGCTATGAGCCGTCGGGCGCGCTGCATGGCATGATGCGCGTGCGCGCCTTCACGCAGGACGATGCGCATATCTTCTGCAACGAGGATCAGATCATGGAGGAGGCGTTGAAGATCAACGACCTCATCCTGACGATCTACCGCGACTTCGGCTTCGACGATGTGGTGGTGAAGCTCTCCACGCGGCCGGAGAAGCGCGTCGGCTCCGATGAAGCCTGGGACAAGGCCGAGGCGGCGCTCCACAAGGTGCTCGAGGAGCTTTCCGCGCGCGGCCTCAAGACCGGCGTCAATCCGGGCGAGGGCGCCTTCTATGGGCCGAAGCTCGAATATACTTTGCGCGACGCCATCGGCCGCGAATGGCAATGCGGAACGACGCAGGTCGATTTCAACATGCCGGGGCGTTTCGGCGCCTTCTACATCGGCGCGGACAGCGAGAAGAAGACGCCGGTGATGATCCACCGCGCCATGTTCGGCTCGCTCGAGCGTTTCACCGGCATATTGATCGAGCATTACGCCGGTCATCTGCCGCTATGGCTCTCGCCGCTGCAGATCACCGTCTGCACCATCACGCAGGACGCCGACGACTATGCCTATGAGGTGGCGGCGGAGGCGCGCAAGCTCGGCCTCGCGGTCGATCTCGATCTGCGCAATGAGAAGATCACCTATAAGGTCCGCGAGCATTCGCTGGCCAAAGTTCCCGTTCTTCTCGTCGTCGGCAAGAAGGAGGCGGCCGAGCGCACGGTCTCGATCCGCCGTCTGGGCTCGCAGGCGCAGAGCTCCGCGAGCCTTGCCGACGCGCTGGCCGCGCTCGCCGCCGAGGCGACGCCGCCGGATGTGAAGGAGGCGTGA